A single Azospirillum sp. TSA2s DNA region contains:
- a CDS encoding ABC transporter substrate-binding protein, whose amino-acid sequence MFTIFNKGRAIMGAAVLAFGLVAGTAQAADAVRVGSKLDAESGLLGTMILQVLQANGIPTENKIQLGPTKIVRGALLSGEIDIYPEYTGNGAFFFNIDSDPVWKKAGAGYDKVRQLDKEKNDIVWLKPAPANNTWALAVRHDVADANKLKTMEDFAKWVGGGGKAKVAASAEFVESPAALPSFQQTYGFTLKPDQMLVLAGGDTAATIRAAAEQTSGVNTAMVYGTDGAIAALDLVVLADTKGAQMVYEPAPTVRASVLAANPKIADLLNPVFASLDAETLRGLNAKISVDGQDQKQVATEYLKSKGFLK is encoded by the coding sequence GTGTTCACGATCTTCAACAAGGGTCGCGCCATCATGGGGGCGGCGGTGCTGGCATTCGGGCTGGTCGCCGGTACGGCGCAGGCGGCGGACGCGGTCCGCGTCGGGTCGAAGCTGGACGCGGAAAGCGGGCTGCTCGGCACCATGATCCTCCAGGTTCTGCAGGCCAACGGCATCCCGACGGAGAACAAGATCCAGTTGGGACCGACCAAGATCGTGCGCGGCGCGCTGCTGTCCGGTGAGATCGACATCTATCCCGAATACACCGGCAACGGCGCCTTCTTCTTCAACATCGACAGCGATCCGGTCTGGAAGAAGGCCGGCGCCGGCTATGACAAGGTCCGCCAGCTCGACAAGGAGAAGAACGACATCGTTTGGCTGAAGCCGGCCCCCGCCAACAACACGTGGGCGCTGGCCGTCCGCCATGACGTGGCCGACGCCAACAAGCTGAAGACGATGGAGGATTTCGCAAAATGGGTCGGCGGCGGCGGCAAGGCGAAGGTCGCCGCCTCCGCCGAGTTCGTGGAAAGCCCGGCGGCCCTGCCCTCCTTCCAGCAGACCTACGGCTTCACGCTGAAGCCCGATCAGATGCTCGTGTTGGCCGGCGGCGACACCGCCGCGACCATCCGTGCGGCGGCAGAACAGACCTCCGGCGTCAACACCGCCATGGTCTACGGCACCGACGGCGCCATCGCGGCCCTCGACCTCGTCGTGCTGGCCGACACCAAGGGCGCGCAGATGGTGTATGAGCCGGCGCCGACCGTCCGTGCCTCGGTCCTGGCGGCCAACCCGAAGATCGCCGACCTGCTGAACCCGGTCTTCGCCAGCCTGGACGCCGAGACGCTGCGCGGTCTGAACGCCAAGATTTCGGTGGATGGACAGGACCAGAAGCAGGTCGCCACCGAGTACCTGAAGTCCAAGGGCTTCCTGAAGTAA
- a CDS encoding ABC transporter permease, with the protein MTSRLRLHNRVALLMALAALAAAVTLPFLGFAPNRLLSGRPVPLWNAVQGLGGTAALLPGLVLLATPFLRPTRFGLSLTVAAGGLFTAGLVWLAGAEAAALAQGASAAARTSFASGFWVMAAAGLLAAVDAARRLGLGAVGRLAVGGAVAALVALQLASGHLDALSILKEYANRREVFADAVLRHAMLVVAALVPTLLIGIPLGVAAHRVQAVGRAVFPILNVVQTVPSIALFGLLMAPLAALGAMLPGSGISGVGPLPAVIALTLYSLLPIVRNTAVGLDGVPAPVREAARGMGLTPRQIFLRVDLPLALPVFLSGLRITVVQAVGLAAVAALIGAGGLGAIMFQGLFANALDLVLLGAVPVILLAVAADALLSIGIAAATHRIGVLPGRSAP; encoded by the coding sequence GTGACCAGCCGCCTGCGCCTGCACAACCGCGTCGCCCTGCTGATGGCTCTGGCCGCTCTGGCCGCCGCCGTCACCTTGCCGTTCCTCGGATTCGCACCCAACCGGCTGTTGTCCGGACGGCCGGTTCCGCTGTGGAATGCGGTGCAGGGGCTCGGCGGAACGGCGGCCCTGCTTCCGGGGCTGGTCCTGCTGGCGACGCCCTTCCTGCGGCCCACCCGCTTCGGCCTTAGCCTGACCGTCGCGGCCGGCGGGCTGTTCACGGCCGGACTGGTCTGGCTGGCGGGCGCCGAGGCGGCGGCACTGGCGCAGGGGGCGTCCGCGGCGGCACGGACCTCCTTCGCCTCCGGCTTCTGGGTGATGGCGGCGGCGGGTCTGCTGGCGGCGGTCGATGCCGCGCGCCGGCTGGGGCTGGGTGCCGTCGGCCGGCTGGCGGTGGGCGGAGCGGTGGCCGCGCTGGTGGCACTTCAGCTGGCGTCCGGCCATCTCGACGCGCTGTCGATCCTCAAGGAATACGCCAACCGGCGTGAGGTGTTCGCCGACGCCGTGCTGCGCCATGCCATGCTGGTGGTGGCGGCGCTGGTCCCGACGCTTCTGATCGGCATACCGCTGGGCGTCGCCGCGCACCGGGTGCAGGCGGTCGGGCGCGCGGTGTTCCCGATCCTGAACGTCGTGCAGACGGTGCCGTCCATCGCCCTGTTCGGACTGCTGATGGCGCCGCTGGCCGCGCTCGGCGCCATGCTGCCGGGATCGGGGATCAGCGGGGTCGGGCCGCTGCCGGCGGTAATCGCGCTGACGCTCTATTCGCTGCTGCCGATCGTGCGGAACACCGCGGTCGGGCTGGACGGCGTGCCCGCCCCGGTGCGGGAGGCCGCGAGGGGCATGGGGCTGACGCCGCGCCAGATCTTCCTGCGCGTCGACCTGCCGCTGGCGCTGCCGGTCTTCCTGTCGGGGTTGCGCATCACCGTGGTCCAGGCGGTCGGGCTGGCGGCGGTCGCCGCGCTGATCGGGGCCGGCGGCCTGGGCGCCATCATGTTCCAGGGGCTTTTCGCCAACGCGCTGGACCTCGTGCTGCTGGGGGCCGTTCCCGTCATTCTGCTGGCGGTGGCGGCCGACGCCCTGTTGTCCATCGGCATCGCCGCCGCCACCCACCGCATCGGCGTTCTGCCGGGAAGGAGTGCGCCATGA
- a CDS encoding ABC transporter ATP-binding protein, whose amino-acid sequence MIEFERVTKRFGSWTAVDAVSFTVAEGEFRVLIGPSGSGKSTVLRMINRLIPADEGAIRIDGEDIASLKPEELRRRMGYVIQSVGLFPHWTVERNIATVPGLLGWPKARIRDRVTELLELLNLDPRRYRGAYPHQLSGGQQQRVGVARALAAEPRILLMDEPFSALDPITRASLQTELSAIHRRTGTTVVFVTHDMDEALLLGDSIAVMDHGRLIQCASPLDILTRPASPLVRDLVGREEWGLKRLAVETVGDRARRQESAAGEPLAAETPLHRALSEMVARGTERLPVVDGDGRPAGVLHLSDLVRPDAGGTA is encoded by the coding sequence ATGATCGAATTCGAGCGCGTGACCAAGCGCTTCGGCTCCTGGACGGCGGTCGATGCCGTGTCCTTCACCGTGGCGGAGGGGGAGTTCCGCGTGCTGATCGGACCGTCCGGCTCCGGCAAATCGACGGTGCTGCGGATGATCAACCGGCTGATCCCCGCCGACGAGGGCGCCATCCGCATCGACGGTGAGGACATCGCCTCGCTGAAGCCCGAGGAACTTCGCCGGCGCATGGGCTACGTCATCCAGTCGGTCGGGCTGTTCCCGCACTGGACGGTGGAGCGCAACATCGCCACCGTCCCTGGCCTGCTCGGCTGGCCCAAGGCGCGCATCCGCGACCGGGTGACCGAGTTGCTGGAACTGCTGAACCTCGACCCCCGCCGCTACCGCGGCGCCTATCCGCACCAGCTGTCCGGCGGGCAGCAGCAGCGCGTCGGCGTCGCCCGCGCGCTGGCGGCGGAACCCCGCATCCTGCTGATGGACGAGCCGTTCAGCGCGCTCGACCCCATCACCCGCGCCAGCCTGCAGACGGAGCTTTCGGCCATCCATCGCCGCACCGGCACCACCGTGGTCTTCGTCACCCACGACATGGACGAGGCCTTGCTGCTGGGCGACAGCATCGCGGTGATGGACCATGGCCGGCTGATCCAATGCGCCAGCCCGCTCGACATCCTGACCCGCCCAGCCAGCCCGCTTGTGCGCGACCTCGTCGGGCGCGAGGAATGGGGGCTGAAGCGGCTGGCGGTGGAGACGGTCGGCGACCGCGCCCGCCGGCAGGAAAGCGCGGCCGGCGAACCGCTGGCTGCCGAGACCCCGCTGCACCGCGCCCTGTCGGAGATGGTCGCCCGCGGCACCGAACGGCTGCCGGTGGTGGACGGCGACGGCCGGCCGGCCGGCGTGTTGCACCTGTCCGACCTCGTACGTCCCGACGCAGGTGGAACGGCATGA
- a CDS encoding ABC transporter permease, translated as MTVAGMAPRAFLTDRLMLGLVALVALVLGMPSLKPLFATLFPRLDRPLYEAESFVRLTFDHMALVGISSLAAILLGGGAGIAVTRPWGREFRGLLETVATMGQTFPPVAVLALAVPVMGFGSEPALIALTLYALLPVVENTVAGLDGVPAAVLDSARGLGMGPAEVLFRVELPLAAPVILAGVRTAVIINVGTAAIASTVGAKTLGLPIIVGLNGSNQAYVIQGALIVAALAVVIDAGFDRLAGWLARWSQR; from the coding sequence ATGACCGTCGCCGGCATGGCCCCGCGCGCGTTTCTGACCGACCGGCTGATGCTGGGACTGGTGGCGCTGGTGGCGCTGGTGCTGGGTATGCCCTCGCTGAAGCCGCTGTTCGCCACGCTGTTTCCCCGCCTGGACCGCCCGCTCTACGAGGCGGAAAGCTTCGTCCGCCTGACTTTCGACCATATGGCGCTGGTCGGCATCTCCAGCCTTGCCGCGATCCTGCTCGGCGGCGGGGCGGGCATCGCCGTCACGCGCCCCTGGGGGCGGGAGTTCCGCGGCCTGTTGGAAACCGTCGCCACCATGGGCCAGACCTTCCCGCCGGTGGCGGTGCTGGCGCTGGCGGTACCGGTGATGGGGTTCGGGTCGGAGCCGGCGCTAATCGCGCTGACGCTCTACGCGCTGCTGCCGGTGGTGGAGAACACGGTGGCCGGGCTGGACGGTGTTCCGGCCGCGGTGCTGGATTCCGCCCGCGGCCTTGGCATGGGACCGGCGGAGGTGCTGTTCCGGGTGGAGCTGCCGCTGGCCGCCCCGGTGATCCTGGCCGGCGTACGCACCGCCGTCATCATCAATGTCGGCACCGCCGCCATCGCGTCGACCGTCGGCGCCAAGACCCTCGGCCTGCCCATCATCGTCGGGCTGAACGGATCCAATCAGGCCTACGTCATCCAGGGCGCCCTGATCGTTGCCGCGCTTGCCGTGGTGATCGATGCCGGATTCGACCGTCTGGCCGGATGGCTGGCACGCTGGTCGCAACGCTGA
- a CDS encoding thiamine pyrophosphate-dependent dehydrogenase E1 component subunit alpha: MTIRPLDPVQALERMMLIRAYEETLIDLHGRGRAAGTCTSVGQEAPAVGVVSALTADDLILTNHRSAGHLLARGADPGRMLAEVMGKQDGYCGGKSGSLHISAKELGVVLTSTIVGGELALATGVGLSRTMLSKPGLNQPGIVACFFGDGAATEGRFQESLNLAAVWKLPILYVCENNQWQAFVHRKETMLADGISGQAAALGVESAVVDGNDPLAVFDAASSAIDTIRRTGKPFLLEAMTYRLRGHFEPDDQGYVDKAELAHWRDRDPILCLRARLEREGRLTADGVAAIEARVRAAMEAATAFADASPYPGLDALTTDVYA; encoded by the coding sequence ATGACCATCCGTCCACTGGACCCTGTCCAGGCCCTGGAACGCATGATGCTGATCCGGGCCTATGAAGAAACGCTGATCGACCTGCACGGACGTGGGCGCGCCGCCGGCACCTGCACCTCGGTCGGGCAGGAGGCGCCGGCCGTCGGCGTCGTCTCGGCCCTGACCGCCGACGACCTGATCCTGACCAACCACCGCAGCGCCGGCCATCTGCTGGCCCGCGGTGCCGATCCCGGCCGCATGCTGGCCGAGGTGATGGGCAAGCAGGACGGCTATTGCGGCGGCAAGAGCGGGTCTCTGCACATCTCCGCCAAGGAACTGGGCGTCGTGCTGACCTCCACCATCGTCGGCGGCGAACTGGCGCTGGCGACCGGCGTCGGGCTGTCGCGGACGATGTTGAGCAAGCCGGGGCTGAACCAGCCGGGCATCGTCGCCTGCTTCTTCGGCGACGGGGCCGCCACCGAAGGGCGGTTCCAGGAATCGCTGAACCTTGCCGCGGTGTGGAAGCTGCCGATCCTCTATGTCTGCGAGAACAACCAGTGGCAGGCCTTCGTCCACCGCAAGGAGACGATGCTGGCCGACGGCATCTCCGGTCAGGCGGCGGCGCTGGGGGTGGAGAGCGCGGTGGTCGACGGCAACGATCCGCTGGCGGTGTTCGATGCCGCCAGTTCCGCCATCGACACCATTCGCCGCACCGGCAAGCCCTTCCTGCTGGAGGCGATGACCTACCGCCTGCGCGGCCATTTCGAGCCGGACGACCAGGGCTATGTCGACAAGGCCGAGCTGGCCCACTGGCGCGACCGCGACCCCATCCTGTGCCTGCGCGCCCGGCTTGAACGCGAAGGCCGCCTGACCGCCGACGGTGTCGCCGCCATCGAAGCCCGCGTCCGCGCCGCGATGGAGGCCGCAACGGCCTTCGCCGACGCCAGCCCCTATCCGGGCCTCGATGCCCTGACCACCGACGTCTACGCCTGA
- a CDS encoding alpha-ketoacid dehydrogenase subunit beta: MTTMTVNDAISVALAEEMRLDPTVMIFGEGVATKRHDLLAEFGAARVRNTPLAEGIIAGTAAGAAATGLRPVVDLLFAPFLCYAMDEIVNSAGKLRYISGGQFKFPMVVLAMTGAGWGVGAQHNHNVESWFVHSPGLKIVMPSTPADFKGLMKSAIRDDNPVLVFADIALGYSAGEVPEDADAIPLGKAAVRREGRDVTLVSYAKTVGTCMAAADTLAAAGIDAEVIDLRSLKPLDEDAILRSVAKTGRLVVVHEASRLCGVGAEIAALVAEKAFTSLRAPVLRLTGPDAPAPASFPLEQAFVPQADAVVAAVRSLVAEPATV, from the coding sequence ATGACCACCATGACCGTCAACGACGCGATCTCCGTCGCCCTGGCCGAGGAGATGCGGCTCGATCCCACCGTGATGATCTTCGGCGAGGGAGTCGCCACCAAGCGCCACGACCTGCTGGCGGAGTTCGGCGCCGCCCGCGTCCGCAACACCCCGCTGGCCGAGGGCATCATCGCCGGCACCGCCGCCGGGGCCGCCGCCACCGGCCTGCGCCCGGTGGTGGACCTGCTGTTCGCCCCCTTCCTCTGCTATGCGATGGACGAGATCGTCAACAGCGCCGGAAAGCTGCGCTACATCTCCGGTGGGCAGTTCAAGTTTCCGATGGTGGTGCTGGCGATGACCGGTGCCGGCTGGGGCGTCGGCGCCCAGCACAACCACAATGTCGAAAGCTGGTTCGTCCACAGTCCCGGCCTGAAGATCGTCATGCCCTCCACCCCCGCCGACTTCAAGGGACTGATGAAATCGGCGATCCGCGACGACAACCCGGTTCTCGTCTTCGCCGACATCGCGCTCGGCTACAGCGCCGGCGAGGTGCCGGAGGATGCCGACGCCATCCCGCTCGGCAAGGCGGCGGTGCGGCGCGAGGGCCGTGATGTGACGCTGGTGTCCTACGCCAAGACGGTCGGCACCTGCATGGCCGCGGCCGACACGCTGGCCGCCGCCGGCATCGATGCGGAGGTGATCGACCTGCGCAGCCTGAAGCCGCTGGACGAGGACGCCATCCTGCGCTCCGTCGCCAAGACCGGCCGGCTGGTGGTGGTGCATGAGGCGAGCCGGCTGTGCGGCGTCGGCGCGGAGATCGCCGCGCTGGTGGCGGAAAAGGCCTTCACCAGCCTGCGGGCACCGGTCCTGCGCCTGACCGGCCCGGACGCGCCGGCTCCGGCCAGCTTCCCGCTGGAGCAGGCCTTCGTGCCGCAGGCCGATGCGGTGGTCGCCGCGGTCCGCTCGCTGGTGGCCGAACCGGCGACCGTCTGA